Proteins found in one Serinicoccus marinus DSM 15273 genomic segment:
- a CDS encoding NUDIX domain-containing protein, with protein sequence MTLDAPRLGPDELRDRPGRRAVRRSEVAMRGAVWNVHRDEVELDDGPATREYVHHTGAVAVLAVREDRGAPEIFVIRQYRHPIGTEDWEIPAGLLDVEGEPPEEAARRELAEEADLRAEHWEPLVSFTPSPGGLDETIHVFVATGLSDVPQAERHAREGEEAGMPCGWVTLSDAVAAVLGGQVRNGPLLLSVRRSRAGSSGVE encoded by the coding sequence GCTCGACGCGCCGCGGCTCGGCCCGGACGAGTTGCGCGACCGGCCGGGCCGGCGTGCGGTGCGGCGCTCGGAGGTCGCCATGAGGGGCGCCGTCTGGAACGTCCACCGCGACGAGGTCGAGCTGGACGACGGCCCCGCGACGCGGGAGTACGTCCACCACACCGGCGCCGTGGCCGTCCTGGCCGTGCGCGAGGACCGGGGCGCGCCGGAGATCTTCGTCATCCGCCAGTACCGCCACCCGATCGGCACCGAGGACTGGGAGATCCCCGCCGGGCTGCTCGACGTCGAGGGCGAGCCGCCGGAGGAGGCCGCGCGGCGTGAGCTCGCCGAGGAGGCGGACCTGCGGGCCGAGCACTGGGAGCCGCTGGTCAGCTTCACCCCCTCGCCCGGCGGCCTGGACGAGACGATCCACGTCTTCGTCGCGACCGGTCTGTCGGACGTGCCGCAGGCCGAGCGGCACGCGCGGGAGGGCGAGGAGGCGGGTATGCCGTGTGGCTGGGTCACGCTCTCCGACGCCGTCGCGGCGGTGCTGGGAGGCCAGGTGCGCAACGGACCGCTCCTGCTGTCCGTGCGGCGCTCGCGCGCCGGCTCGAGCGGGGTTGAATAG